taaaatgagaataggttaagtttaaattaattttttaatccttatctatcttaaaattttaaaattcggTTACCAACACTTAAagttacttaaaaattacattgtaaatttgtaatagCCATAAAATAATTGGTTGAATAAAGATATAAAGGTTTAACAAATGTTCCAAGTGGAAACCGCACCAAGTGAAGCTGGGATGATGACACAAATACCAAGCAACTGAGTTGACTGTACAACACAACCGTGAACAAACAGTGTGATCAGAGAGAATGATATGTCTGTTTGTTTCTCGAGAAACTGAACATGGGTTAGCCTTCCCACGCTCTCCTTCATCTCTCTCTCATCTCTGACACCTCCTCTCGCTAttctttcctttcctttcctttcctttctgagtttgtttaattgtttaattgggttgattcttcatttcattatttctttttatcatattttcaCCAAACTGACATATTAAAGAACATAACCAATAGCTCCAATTTGGACGTTTCTGGCTAGCTGCCTTTTGTGGAATCTTATCATCTTACAGTAtcatttgtattattttttgtgtatttttggcCAGGTGTCCTTCTACATGTAATCTCTAAACTTGTTTGTGTCATTATCGTCCAAGTGTAAGTTTTTTCTCCCCACTGTTTTCACTGCATGTTTTCTGATGCtttagtgttaaaaattgaTGTCATTTACTCCTTTATTATCTTCTAatcttttgtcattttttttgaataattgattttatctttcaaaTGAGTTTGTGTGACTGAAAAAAGCTTGTACTTTTATCTCTtccttcaattattttctactGAATTCtgattaaatttatgattttttttttttttgggcagttggatggaaaaataaaaaagtactgGACCAccgaaaataaaataaaaaagaaaaaaagatggtGAAGGAATTGAGGGTGATAGTTCTGTAATCTTGTTCATTTTTTGTATTAGATAATCTGTCTTGTCCATTCACAAGCATTTGTTAAACATGGAGGCTTAAAAAGGGAATTGGATGTATTTTCATGTGACTATTGTTGTAAGTTAGTTGGCATACATTTAAGAGCAATTTGAGGTTCTTCCTTTACTCTTTGGACTTTGGAAAATAAAGAGGAAATTAATGGAGGCAATGAATCAGAAATCTCTTGAGAGAGTTGTTTCACAGAGAGCTCTGCAAATGGGCAGTTCGTTCCCATGCCAAATTTGTGTTGTGGGATTTCTTTGTGGAGTTTGTCTGGCCACTTTGTTTCTTGCTGCTCTTACTTCTTTTGGTAGCTTTGACTTTAAtggaatttcattttcaatggGGGCTTCTTCTGCTTCATCACCATGGAATTCAAGTTCAGATGCAATCAGTAAGTAATTAAGCTTCCTTCTAATTTTCTTCAACATATTATGTACAATTTCGGTTCATGATCATCAgcttgtattttattttgattagttCCAAAAATTTTCCTTGAACTTTGAAGTtgaattattagttttaagtGTTTCATGAATGATCTCTTGGTCCAGTCAACATTAGGCCGGGGTTTGTATATGGGGAGGGCAATGATGGGAATGATTTAAGAGTGTGTTTAAAGCAACTAAAGTTAAAAGTTACTTGTTAATTGCACTTAATTTTCTACTTCTTTAGTTTGGTTTGACCAGATTCACTAAATCATGCTTTATTGTATGTAATCGAATCcacttgcttttcttttcttgatttaCTTGGAGTTGAAGCCAATTCATTGACGTCTTGCATTAGTGAATGATAAGAGatttctgatttttttaatacatggatcattgaaaatttatgtttatgcTATTGAATGTGTCATTATTCTTTACAATTGCTTTCCAAGATACGCCCGGGATTTCTAGTGATTATGGATCTATCATTTGATGAACACTGAGAAATTCTGCacttagtattttattttattttattttttggtttataaGCACTTAGTGATAATATTGGTAGTTCTTTAATTGGATGCTTgaaagaattttcttttactgaaCCGTAGACATGGTTAAAAGCACAGACTGCAAGCTTAAACTGAAAGAAACAGAGAGGTGGTTTAATTCACAGCGAAGTACAATGGAAACTGATAACGAGAGAGTTTCTTTGTTGCATTTGGTTTGGGGCGCTTTATTAACGGAATCTGTACATGAAGAAAGGGAGTTTTTGCTGAAATTTGGACTAAACCGATCCAGTGTGCCTAATGCCCCTCATTTAGAGAATTGCAAATTAAgtgcatatataaatatgcGTCTTGATACCCGTGCTGAGAATGAGAGTTTTCCTCCTTGGACAAATAGGAAGGGGCTACTGGACATGTATCCAGCTTCTACAGCTAAAGAACAACTTGGGTCTCCTCGGCATCGCCCTATATCAGAAGGTGTTTATCCTCCCTGGGtaagtttataattttcatagtCCAACAACAATGCATTATATAATAACATTTATGGATACTTTTATCAGCATGTTGTACGTTTACATTTGTGTCGGGCGTTACCATATTGAATTTACAATTAGtagtttataaatatttgtgcTTCTTGCAGATTACCGGATCGGATGAAGAAAATTATCCCTTGACTAGGAAAGTGCAACGGGACATTTGGGTCCACCAGCATCCACCAAACTGCTGGGATCCTAATGTAAGATTTCTTGTAGCTGACTGGGAGAGATTACCCGGCTTTGGTATTGGTGCGCAGATTGCTGGAATGTGTGGCCTTCTTGCTATTGCAATCAATGAAAAAAGGGTCCTTGtcacaaattattataatcgGGCTGACCATGATGGCTGTAAAGGTAAAATTGGGGAAAATCATGAATTTTCCATTTCTAATTCAAGCGTTACAACATTAAGCTATTCACTACATTGTCAAATTATTCTTAAATGGACTTATTTTTCTAGGTTCTTCAAGATCTAGTTGGTCCTGTTACTTCCTTCCAGAGACTTCCCAAGAATGTCGAGATCGTGCATTTGAGCTTATGGACAATAAAGAAGCATTGGAAAAAGGAATTATAACAACAAAAGATAATTACAGTTCAAAGCAAATTTGGGCTGGACGAGCTCCTAGGCAAGTGATTTCACGTTTAACCATTTTACTTCTAAATACTGTTAACTTGCAAATGAGACCATCATCTCTTAATTCATTGATGTCAATATCTTTCCTATGAAGGGTATGGGGTGATCCTTGGAGTTATTTGCAGCCAACAACAGAAATAAATGGGACATTGATTGCTTATCACCGCAAAATGGATCGAAGATGGTGGAGAGCACAGGTGTGATTTAAACTTCATGTAGATAggaggattattttcaacatttaTGTAGTCTCAGATAATAATCTCAACCCTAAAGTTCCTTCCTTTTAAGAAACAATAGAATTAGCAACTTTGTTTTCCTgtaagagaagaagaaatgaatATTGGAACCTTTTAGTGTGAATTCTCTCACTTGAGTgtcttcaatttttcattccATAATTCACAACTGTTCATATTTTTTGTCAGGCTGTACGCTACTTGATGAGATTCCTAACTGAATACACATGTGGCTTATTGAACGTTGCACGTCATGCTGCATTTGGAAAGGAAGCTGCAAAAATGGTTCTCACCGGTCTTCCCAGAGAATGGCCAAATGTTGTAAGTCTTAAAACTCATGTCTTCTAAAACTCTGTTTTAGAGTTGGATGCCCTCCTAACCTATATTCTAAATAAGTTTGTATGAATTTGAGATATTCCTTTTAAGAGCAATCCCACATGAGACAAATGAGGGGGACAGCCTGGTTACAGTGATGTACAAAAATTCGTCTGCTATTGAATCTACGTTCAATTGACGATGAGCCCCATATAAGCATTGTAGACTACCCACTAACCTCATAAATACTGTTGAATGAAATCAGAGCTCGGGGATTTCTATGAAATGATCAAATTGAAGGTTTAATTCTGGCATGCTAACCAAGAATAATCTTCTACAAAATTTAATCTGGATGAACTCTCTGATTGCCAGGAAGTCGCAAACAATTCAAGATCAGATATTGAAGATTTTGTTTGGTCAAGTCACAGACCATGGATTCCGAGGCCAATGCTAAGCATGCATGTAAGAATGGGGGACAAGGCATGTGAAATGAAGGtggttgaatttgaaaaatatatgctTCTTGCAGACCGCATTAGGAAACACTTTCCACATCTCAACAGCATTTGGCTTTCCACTGAAATGCAGGTTAGTTTTCACAACCTTTCACCTGCCCTTTCTCCCTTAATGAGCATTTGCATGTGTTGAAGCAAAAGTTTTCTCTTATAAGATCTAGTCTTGCCTTCAGGAAGTGGTTGATAAATCAAAACTTTACCCTCATTGGAACTTTTACTACACGAACGTGACACGCCAAGTGGGAAACATGACAATGGCCATATATGAAGCAAGTCTTGGTAGGGAAACCAGTACAAACTATCCGCTCgtaaatttcttgatggcaACAGATTCTGACTTCTTTATTGGTGCTTTGGGTTCCACATGGTGCTTCCTTATCGATGGCATGAGGAATACTGGAGGAAAAGTAATGTCCGGATACTTGAGCGTCAACAAGGATCGATTCTGGTAGAAAGAAAAGCAAGGTATATAGCTTATGTAGATTACAAGTATATATATGTCGATGCTTCTCAgcattcatattatttttttccaatttttgttTGTGTACATAGGCCTAATGTACATGTAGttgaatatataatattttgagttcaCTTCCATCAAGGAGTGCTATGCTTCTTGGAAAACTGTTGGTATCTAAATGCATTTGCCAGATTAACAAGAATTTATACAGAGACGAAAAATTAAACTTGCAAGATACCAATTGATTGGAGTAGCGCAAAATGAATCTACTCTTTAAGCTCCCTGTTAGCCACCCAAAACATAAATCATTGCTATCAAATTGGTAAAGAAAACATTGAAGTTGAGCAGAGTCATATTATGAGAGCTCTTAAATAACATTAGTACAATAACGTCAATTGAATAACCCAGTCACTAAGTTAAATGATCGGATAAAAAGAATCAGTACCTAACGAAGCAAAGAAAGAACATTGAATTTGTCTGCAACAATGAAAAAGGAATAACAAATcacaaaaatgtaaatttgatGATCACCGACTTAGATACAACGATTCGGAGGAAtttcaagtaaaataaaaaacgaaaacaatcaattaaaGCAGTGAGAAGATTATGTTCCTCTCGAGTTTCACATTACATTGAAATACAACAGATGAAGATAATGCTCTTAATCCACAAGTGATCACCTAAGACATTGCCTGTAAATCTCCCCCACATGATCCTAAGACAAAAATAAACGTCAGATGGGCATAAGAAAGGAGGCTTACCTCCTCTTTCTCCAGCTGAGTAtcttgaaatgaaaaaagtatCAAGAGATAATTTTCTATGCAGTTATTATTCCAAATCTTCACTCGACTGATGTGCCTCATTGGCTATCACTACCTTTGGAAAAGTAACCAGAGAGTTTATATGTGACTACTCTTCCATCTCTTCACTCACAAGATGCCCCTCTGGTTTGGCTGCTGCCtgttttttatgtttcttgTTCTTGGCTTTCTTGGCTTTCATGCGACGTTTCTTCTCATTGGCATCAACCCAGGTATAGTCTGCTGGTATGAGGAAAGGATCAATCTCATCTTTATATCTGTGACTATCACTATCACTTGATTGCCCACCACGACTTCCTCTCATCCATGAAATCCAAGATGATGACCCTTCTGTTTCCTTGGACTTTGAATCCTGGAAATGTGCTGGGCTGGAAAGTGGGGTCGAAAACTCCTCTGCTGGCTGCAACTCCTCAAATTTTGTAAAGGTGACAAGAACTCGAATAGTTGGGACAATAGGAATAGCAACCTGGAccagagaaaaatgaaatattatcaCAATGTTAAAATGTTATAACACACAAGAGAGTGCAGGCAATACTTTCTTTTGGAACAATGGTTGTCAATTGGGAACTAAATTTACAAGTACCACTAAGCATCTAGACAATGTCAGGTTGATGGAAAATTTTCCAGTGGGGAATTACATAGTACATGAAGACAAAAATAACTCCATAAACTATGGCATATGTAAAAATATACATGCAGCAATTTTAGCACACAGTTCCAAGATCATACATAAATCAGCATATCTTACAATGAAAATAGCAATTGAAAATAACCAGTACAGGAAGCCCCAACTACGAGTAATTATACAATCAGTAACTCTATTACCATGCATAATATGTTTGATGGCTCCTCAAGAATGAATGATTGTTGATCTGTTTTCGACTGCAATTTGCCCTATAAGAAAATCACTTGtcctattttttaaaaaatggaaaattgttataatactCAGTGAATTATGAAATAGGAATCAGAAATTATGTTTCCTAGAAAATTTAACCCCAAAAAGgggggaggaaaaaaaagtgtcTGCTGATTCTTTCCTTGCCAACTTCTCCCcccagaaaaaataaaacaaaaccgAAATTcgttgatattaaaataaaacttgtacgTGATGAAAACAAAATCTGGTTATCTACCATAAAAGCAGCAGAGAGTAAAACAAAGATATAAAACTAGAAAAATTGCAAATTCAACCATTTAAATGGAAACACACACAATAAAGAATCTAATTTACCTTGACAGGAAAAGTGCCAGAAGGTAGTTTAGTAGTCAAAAGTTCCCTGAGTCTCCTAATAGCCTTGACCTTGTTGGCTAATATGTCCAGCAAAGGCAGAAGCTCATCCGTCTTTAGAGGGAAGTCAGGTGTCAACCATAGGACAGGTCTCAAACCCTTTTTGTACTCACTCTCAGACTTAGACTCGCTAACAGgccctttcttctttttcttcttgctACTTTTATCCTTTCCCTTCTTAGCATCAATCACATCCTCCCTAGGATATTCAGATGAGGATTTCTGGTTGCTACCTTCTGGAGCCAACTTtgagaatttcttcaaaatttttgaatctTCAGCGTCTTCAACGTTATTCTTCGTGCCTTTCTTGTTCCAACCAAACCAACTCTTCTTCTCCTTAACAGCACTATTAGCCTCACCATTTTCATAGGAAACTCCTGAACCATTTTCTTGACAGCTAAGGACCCCATTTTCGTCGTCATCACAAAGACCATCTGAGTTTCCCATACGAAGAGCAGAATCTAATTGCAATCTTTCCTCAGCCGTCAATACATCATCATACTCATCATTGTCACCACCATTTGCCAACTTGTCTTCATCTTCCACAGCAAAAAGTTCCTCATCAGTCATAGCACCAGGAACCCGCCTAGACTTCACACTGACCATCACATGGAGCATATCGTAAACTTTGGCTTTCCAGTTTCCAACCATCTCAGTCCTCTCTTGTCGCCTCCAATTCAAATGGGGAACAAGCTCAGCCTGAGTGACATCAATGCCGGGCCGATACATGTTAGTTTGAGACATCAAAGCCACCTCATGGGCAACTTCAGCTTCTGTTGGTGGAGCACCAGCCCCTTCCAATGCATTTGTAACTTCTTTCTCCTTATGAGAAAGAACAATCAAAGAACCAGGTGACAAGGACACATTGCCATCTTCTGATGTATAGCCCTCTCCCAAAAAGAGAAATGTCTGGTCCGACCGTTGAATGCGAAAGCCATCAAACCCAGCAAGGGTCATATCCGCACGGAGATTCGACCCACGTTTCCATATGCGGTAAGTATCAGATGGGGCAATACGCCCAATAAATGGAATGACTGAGCTctcaaaatgaaaagttaTCTCCATGTAGAAGTCACGTATACGAGCTGCTGAGGCAACAATTCGTGGAAGTCTGCGACACCATTTTGCCCAGGCAAGGGGTTGGTAATGTCTTGCAATAATCATAGCAATTGACTCCTCCCTTGTGCAAACAGCTTCTTGCAAAGCACTCCAACCATTCTCGTTCTGGAGGCTCCAATCTGCTCCTGCTGCCATCAAAATCTCTGCAGAAATTGGGTCTCTCAGCCTAACAGCAAGGTGCAAAGGGGTCTCACGGCCAGGAACATCACGGCGATCAATGACAGCTGAGACAGCATCTGCTTGGAGCTCAGCAGCAAGAGACTCATCTTCGGTATTAACCTCCCCAGCCTTGGAAAGCCGAGGGAGAGTTGCAATAATGCGCCTCAGGGCAGCATAGTCACGACGTGCAACTGCCAAATGAACTGGACTATGGGCATATTTGGCAAAATCTTCCatcaattgtttttatttcctttagtTTCTCTTACTCTTTCTAGTTATGCTTCTAAGCTATAATTTGTCCCATATTTGGTACAAAAGCTAAAGCTAACAAGCCAAAATCTGACTAAATCTACTTGTATCTTTATCTTCGATGTCCCTATGAAGGCTGCCAAGATTAGGTTTCTAAACCATAAAATATTCAGAATTCCCACccactcaaaacaaaaatcaacaaCCTTCGAAATTCAGATTCAAACTAGTCCAACAAAAGAGCTAAGAATGCCTTATCTCATACAGAATTCCCAAAATGTCCTCCATTTTTCTCAGCTCCCAACACTGTATCAAGCTTCAACTTCCTCCCCTTGAGCTCCATAGACTGCAGTTCAGCTTCTATAGAGCCCAAATCtgcacaaacaaaaataagataattttgcttttaaaaaaaaagtccaaaTCAATAACAGaattacctttaaaaaaaaaaacctaactTAGATTCAAAATTCTATTTACAGTTgtcaaagaatataaataaagcaaattaTTACCATTCAAAATTTCACATCTGTCAATcattttacccaaaaaaaaaaaaaattctttacttCAGTACTTAAATGAACCTAACAAAAGAACtcaactttaaataaattttcacatttttcttaaaaaaataaaaaaagattgtcCTCTCCATTTTCTCGGGAACCAAACCGACAAATCACTGTGgagaacaagaaaagaaaaatacctGAATTTCGAGGCGATCGAtttggtttcttcttcttcttgctcAAAAGCTCTCAACTTCTTTTGAGATTCCGCTTCACAAAATTCGagttaaaaaaacaagaaagcaaaataagaggtataagagaaaaatgtaaTCGGACGGCTGGTACAGATTTGGAAGACGCGATCCGACGGTCACTATCTTCTATTAAACTTTACTACTTGTACTGACAGCTGACTCGACTCAGTTCCTGACTCGTTCTTTTAACTCAGATCTGTCTCCCTCTTTCTCTATCTGCGTCTGTACATTTTCGCGTTGCGTCtcttcacttttctttttcttttttttccccccaaaaaataataaaacttcgGTATCATGCCATTGTAGAGCGAGATTATGATTTTGCCCCTGGAGGAGGATTACATTACATTTTTGCCATCGTGTTGGTTagtttttggaaaatggaaactctctcttattttcattattcataTGGGTTTGAATTGTAGGATGTAaatgtgttttttattttttgaaaaaaggaCTTACACGCCTCCAACGTTTAGATAAAGggacaaaaaatttcttaatatttcGAAAAAGACATCCGCACTCCCATTGACTAACGAAAATgtttcttttaacaaaatttataattttaacatgtaATTACCGTTATACTTTTTTAGCACATAAAAAAGTATTTGTTAATTATCCAATTtgttcatatatttttaataaaattatgaataaaccCTCATTACCCaatttctctatttaaatttttgtcaaattttctcttcaaaccaaataaatttaatccattactcaataataaaaataaataaaattagttattaatcCATTATTCAAGCatgattactttttttttatttttttgattataTAAGTTTAATGATTGACATGTGGAGAATTGTTATTCTTATGgcattaataaccaattttatttatttttattattgagtaatgaattatatttatttggtttgaagagaaaatttgacaaaaatttaaatagaggaattGGGTAATGAGGgtatattcataattttattaaaaatatatggacAAATTGGACAATCaacaattacttttttatGTGCTAGAAGGGTATAACGGTAATtacatgttaaaattataaattatgttaaaagAAACGGTTTCGTTAGTCAATGGGGGTGTGAATgtctttttttgaaacattatgAGATTTTTTGTCTCTTTACTTAAACGTTAGGGGTGTGTcagtcatttttcttttttttttttaattttagaaccaataaaaattataaaacaaaaattattttatttggtttggAGGTGAATTATGAAGCAGGttaattttttcccccttaaGTGATTGAATCTAATTCTCTAGATATTGTCTGTCAAGGACAGCTCAACTGTTTTTGGTGCTGAAACAAATTGTATCATCATcttttaatacaattaaaatttgctCAATTACTAATAACTTCACTCAAGTTTACATCTTTTTATTGCTTGTGccaaattgattaaaaattacttttttactGACTTTTGTATTCATTGCTTGtaaacatgcacataattattcaagaaaactctaaattaactttttctaaAAACTAACACTTTCTTTCCCTATCAAACAGGGCAAACAGGCACACTGTTGTACATAAAAACAAGCTACAAGCATATGTACATACACAATGAGTGAAAGTTATtgattgaaataatttcatgGTAACTAATCTTTACTCTACCATGATGAGGTAAACATTTTGATGAAATCGTACAAGTAATAATATGTTTTACCATAAAGTAATAGTAATTGTACCGAACAAACGAATTATAGATTGAAATTAGGCCAACAAACAACTCTTTAAGATTACAACTACAAGtacttaatttatgaataatgagtgattttgctatttttaaaaatctttgtattcAATAATTGGAACTAAAttcatggtttttttttaatgatatctTTGCCTTTGAAAAATGTCAACgacttattaattaataaagtcctaagatataataataataataataataataataataataataataataataataataataataataacagtttaattatatataaccATTCAATTAAACAAAGGCCTTATCGTTCTTGGTAGCTATCTTCAGTTGAACTCAAAACAGAATTTTGTGATTGTTATTTGTTCCACCACGCCACCGACAGTTTTTGCCAACAAGTATTGGTTGCAAGCCAAGTTTAATTAATGAGGGCGGTATAAAATATCTTGTACATCAAGTATGTATACAAtcatactaataaaattatgacacaaattttagatttttttttattaattatatattagtaataatagaGTTACAAactcttatttaaatttattttttacaatttaatgTAGCGTTGATTGAATTAATcgaattaaatatcttttaactcacataatttgttttattattttatatcttcatctaaccaaataaatttatgtcatatcaatttatacaaaataaatttattccagcgcttgtaattttattatcactcATTACacgtatatacatatattaaagACTCTTTTCTCCGACAAGTATTTAAGTGATATTTCCAAAGCATTACCCCTAAGATTTGACGTATATCACTTAATAACatgttaatttcattttatagtCACTTAAGTCCCCATTGTCAAGTGTCAACAAAATATTAGTggaaatttaatagaattaaggttatttttgtaacttcTGCTTCAAGCTCAAACAATTTGTATTGAACTTTTGCTCCGTCGTCACATACTAtggttataaaaaatttggacACATGATTCATAGCTTTATTAGactgtaattaaaaaaatacaataaagtGGATAAATATTCTTGttgaagaaattgatttgtgtttgaaaataattagtttGATGAGTctcaaatttgtaaattttacattcCAAGTAAATTATCTAGaattataattgtaaaatcatgATAGTTTAATTTATGTGTACATTCAAATGTGATAATGAAAATACAATGTAAGaacttttagaaatttaagcgaatttttatatttcattcgCCATTTTTAGTCGTTTAAATGATATGCTATTTTCCCatttgtgatatttttatctattattattactaggATTATAATGGCCGTTATGTTAGGTTTGATTGAATAAGGGTGACTGAACAATAGGGGAAGATATGTAAATGATGATTGTCCTTTCATGTGAATTTTAGAAGAGAGCCTCTTGAGAGCCACCTACACCTCACGTGAAAGTCTAATTTGGGTTGCactattttactattaaaataacgttttaatgtttttttttaattcgaatTAGGactattaattaaacaattaaaattacttgaaaacaATTGAGTCGAACTCTAAGAATATATAATGTTTAAGAACATATAATgttttatatcatttagtcTTTTTATGATGAGCATTTCTTATGTTTTATAGTTACTTCATTTACATTTGGTGTTAccaattttgacaaaaa
This window of the Citrus sinensis cultivar Valencia sweet orange chromosome 8, DVS_A1.0, whole genome shotgun sequence genome carries:
- the LOC102623398 gene encoding uncharacterized protein LOC102623398 isoform X2, which codes for MEAMNQKSLERVVSQRALQMGSSFPCQICVVGFLCGVCLATLFLAALTSFGSFDFNGISFSMGASSASSPWNSSSDAINCKLKLKETERWFNSQRSTMETDNERVSLLHLVWGALLTESVHEEREFLLKFGLNRSSVPNAPHLENCKLSAYINMRLDTRAENESFPPWTNRKGLLDMYPASTAKEQLGSPRHRPISEGVYPPWITGSDEENYPLTRKVQRDIWVHQHPPNCWDPNVRFLVADWERLPGFGIGAQIAGMCGLLAIAINEKRVLVTNYYNRADHDGCKGSSRSSWSCYFLPETSQECRDRAFELMDNKEALEKGIITTKDNYSSKQIWAGRAPRVWGDPWSYLQPTTEINGTLIAYHRKMDRRWWRAQAVRYLMRFLTEYTCGLLNVARHAAFGKEAAKMVLTGLPREWPNVEVANNSRSDIEDFVWSSHRPWIPRPMLSMHVRMGDKACEMKVVEFEKYMLLADRIRKHFPHLNSIWLSTEMQEVVDKSKLYPHWNFYYTNVTRQVGNMTMAIYEASLGRETSTNYPLVNFLMATDSDFFIGALGSTWCFLIDGMRNTGGKVMSGYLSVNKDRFW
- the LOC102623398 gene encoding uncharacterized protein LOC102623398 isoform X1, translated to MEAMNQKSLERVVSQRALQMGSSFPCQICVVGFLCGVCLATLFLAALTSFGSFDFNGISFSMGASSASSPWNSSSDAINMVKSTDCKLKLKETERWFNSQRSTMETDNERVSLLHLVWGALLTESVHEEREFLLKFGLNRSSVPNAPHLENCKLSAYINMRLDTRAENESFPPWTNRKGLLDMYPASTAKEQLGSPRHRPISEGVYPPWITGSDEENYPLTRKVQRDIWVHQHPPNCWDPNVRFLVADWERLPGFGIGAQIAGMCGLLAIAINEKRVLVTNYYNRADHDGCKGSSRSSWSCYFLPETSQECRDRAFELMDNKEALEKGIITTKDNYSSKQIWAGRAPRVWGDPWSYLQPTTEINGTLIAYHRKMDRRWWRAQAVRYLMRFLTEYTCGLLNVARHAAFGKEAAKMVLTGLPREWPNVEVANNSRSDIEDFVWSSHRPWIPRPMLSMHVRMGDKACEMKVVEFEKYMLLADRIRKHFPHLNSIWLSTEMQEVVDKSKLYPHWNFYYTNVTRQVGNMTMAIYEASLGRETSTNYPLVNFLMATDSDFFIGALGSTWCFLIDGMRNTGGKVMSGYLSVNKDRFW
- the LOC102624469 gene encoding uncharacterized protein LOC102624469, with product MEDFAKYAHSPVHLAVARRDYAALRRIIATLPRLSKAGEVNTEDESLAAELQADAVSAVIDRRDVPGRETPLHLAVRLRDPISAEILMAAGADWSLQNENGWSALQEAVCTREESIAMIIARHYQPLAWAKWCRRLPRIVASAARIRDFYMEITFHFESSVIPFIGRIAPSDTYRIWKRGSNLRADMTLAGFDGFRIQRSDQTFLFLGEGYTSEDGNVSLSPGSLIVLSHKEKEVTNALEGAGAPPTEAEVAHEVALMSQTNMYRPGIDVTQAELVPHLNWRRQERTEMVGNWKAKVYDMLHVMVSVKSRRVPGAMTDEELFAVEDEDKLANGGDNDEYDDVLTAEERLQLDSALRMGNSDGLCDDDENGVLSCQENGSGVSYENGEANSAVKEKKSWFGWNKKGTKNNVEDAEDSKILKKFSKLAPEGSNQKSSSEYPREDVIDAKKGKDKSSKKKKKKGPVSESKSESEYKKGLRPVLWLTPDFPLKTDELLPLLDILANKVKAIRRLRELLTTKLPSGTFPVKVAIPIVPTIRVLVTFTKFEELQPAEEFSTPLSSPAHFQDSKSKETEGSSSWISWMRGSRGGQSSDSDSHRYKDEIDPFLIPADYTWVDANEKKRRMKAKKAKNKKHKKQAAAKPEGHLVSEEMEE